GGTGGATACGATACAGATGATCTTGTAGTGGATACGATAATTGAAGGAGTGCAGTATACAGAGAATTTTCCACTGATGTTGGCAAAGGTTAGGGGAGTAAATAAGTTCCATGGAGAAGATATCTCTGCTCCAGTCATAGATATTGGTTTCCGAGCACTTCCTCTCGTAGGTGAGAATGTGTTAGCCAGTAGTATCTTAGAAACATTGATAAAGACATATACTACAAAGGGTTATTCAATCCAGGCGATCGACACTTCACGTGATAGATATGATTCAGCGAGTGGATATGTGAAAAACATGTCCGAATTCAAAAAGGTAGTGGGAGATACACTAGCTATCATCCCGAAAGGTTTTATTGATGAAAGGGAAAAGACCGTTATCCTGACACCATATGAGACATTTGGTGAATTAGATCTTTCTGATCATTATCATACTGGGGAATCTGTCCATGAGGGGACAGTTGCCTCTATACAGAAGGTTCAAAGAGAAGAGATATTCAAAAAGATCGTTCCTGGTGATCATATTGTGCATGATGATCATGGAGTAGGTCAGTACAACGGTGTCATTGAACGGGAAGAAGGTGTTTTCATCGAGGTACGATATGCCGGTAAGGATCGGTTGTACGTTCCCCTAACCCAGAGCAAGAAGTTGACGAAATATATCGGTTCTGGCAAGGATCCTGTTTTGACTTCGTTAAATAGTGGGTCTTGGAGACGGATCCGAAAGAAAGCAGAGGCTGATGCTGAGAAATTGGCTATGGAACTCATCCAACTGTATGCAATGCGTAAACTGATGAAGACAGAACAGAACGAAGTGAAGCAAAGCGACTTTCAGAACTTTATTGATCGGTTTGAATATCAAGACACCGAAGATCAGATCGTAGCCACAGAGGAGATCATACGAGATATGCGCTCCGGATCGCCTATGGATCGTTTATTAGTTGGTGATGTGGGTTTTGGAAAGACAGAGGTTGCAATGAGAGCTATGTACTGGGCTACATTACAAAAAAAACAGGTGGTGATGCTGGCTCCGACAACCGTATTGGTAGAGCAACATCGGGCAGTGATCGAAGATCGGTTTGAAGGTACTGGAGTAAAGATTTCTGCAGTATCGAGGTTTTTGCCACCGACCAAACAGAGAGAGGCTATCGAGAGTGCAAAGAATGGTGAGGTCGACATCTTGATCGGTACTCATTCATTACTTAATCCTTCGATCAAATTTAAGAATATCGGTCTGATAGTGATCGATGAAGAACAGAAATTTGGGGTTTCTCAGAAAGAATCCTTAAAGCAGAAACGTGTAGAATCACATGTACTTTCACTTAGTGCAACACCCATACCTCGTACATTAAATATGTCACTATCTGGAATCCGTGATATCTCTGTAATTGCCACACCCCCTCATAGAAGACGAGCTATAAAAAATATGTTTGCCAAGTTTGATTGGAGTCTAGTTAATCGTGCTATCAGCAAAGAGCTTGAAAGAAAGGGTCAGGTATATTACCTCCACAATCGCGTCAAAGACATCATTGATGTTAAGAACAAGTTGC
The window above is part of the Candidatus Nomurabacteria bacterium genome. Proteins encoded here:
- a CDS encoding DEAD/DEAH box helicase produces the protein MFTIKDIQKEFDPLLSSQARIALLTGFPDHLDLYTVRSLASDLQKRVQILFFDDIESFESYSEGLYSNKVKAYLLEVGGALSEIDLVKQGLSRVNRVWKPGEFSIYGDVAVIWPIGFVDPVRVSMFGDEIENISIVDAETRRRIEEISKIEISHGGYDTDDLVVDTIIEGVQYTENFPLMLAKVRGVNKFHGEDISAPVIDIGFRALPLVGENVLASSILETLIKTYTTKGYSIQAIDTSRDRYDSASGYVKNMSEFKKVVGDTLAIIPKGFIDEREKTVILTPYETFGELDLSDHYHTGESVHEGTVASIQKVQREEIFKKIVPGDHIVHDDHGVGQYNGVIEREEGVFIEVRYAGKDRLYVPLTQSKKLTKYIGSGKDPVLTSLNSGSWRRIRKKAEADAEKLAMELIQLYAMRKLMKTEQNEVKQSDFQNFIDRFEYQDTEDQIVATEEIIRDMRSGSPMDRLLVGDVGFGKTEVAMRAMYWATLQKKQVVMLAPTTVLVEQHRAVIEDRFEGTGVKISAVSRFLPPTKQREAIESAKNGEVDILIGTHSLLNPSIKFKNIGLIVIDEEQKFGVSQKESLKQKRVESHVLSLSATPIPRTLNMSLSGIRDISVIATPPHRRRAIKNMFAKFDWSLVNRAISKELERKGQVYYLHNRVKDIIDVKNKLQKYFPGSVVEIAHGQLSDHELSEVMYRFGKGHIDILVCTTIIENGLDLPNVNTLVVDRSEIFGLSQLYQIRGRIGRSDKQAYAYFFHTKLVGQAGDRLEALEEAESLGSGFLLANRDMEIRGVGELLGREQSGAISSVGYGLYMTLLQEKVLELKEGVEPTL